TATAAATGTATAATCCCTTCGTATAAGAATGTGAACGTGTAAGGAACATTTTGGCTTCATGTGGAGAATCTACATGCAATTGGTtggaataaattttaaatgtagcGAATAATTTTAAAGATATGGATACAAGCCCAAGCCTAAGCCCAAGCCCATCATATCATTCTAATTAAGGTTCAAATTCATTGAATGTCCTTGTCTAGATTGTACTAGGAATCCAAGTAAACAATCCCGGGTGGAGGTCTTGTGGTTGATTTTTGTTCTCCTTACCATAAGCGCTCAAGTTTGAGTCACCATTAACACCTAAGACTATGGAATAATACATTTGGAAAGTTTATCTCATTGAATAGAAAGTAACTAGCCTTAAGATCCCACTTTTTTTCAACTATTAAAAAGAATCCTACATTCCTACCTATACTACTATAACCGTAGGGTTATTTTGCTATGTATACTTTTCAATgggtatgagagagagagagagagtctaatTTATTGTTGTCTTTATTCCTATATAAGGCTTGTATGACCTATTGACATTGTTACTAGTGGTATACTAtgggtccatttggatacagctgaagactgaaaatattgtagcaaaataattgttaaatgtgtaaatagtatcgtgagacccatttttaatgaaaaagttattgaaaagtgatgtttgtgggtcctgtgaacagtgcacaggtGCACTATTCACGCagaaagtcaacaaaatcgactaaaaaaaaaaactgaaaacgcaaAATGCAGTAAACACTGAATCCAAACCGCACCTATATATGCTTTGCACACAAAAGTTAGGATAAAGCTTTTGTCCACTATACTAGATAATTGTACGAGACACAATCTTAACACATATTGTCACTAGGTCCTATCTAGTACTCCAAAGCATTGGACATAAGTCAAACCCTAAAACTTAATGACCCAAGATCAAGTTGGAAGTACAAGACAAAAGAAGGTTTATAAAAACCTCGAGAAACATCTTTAGTGGAACATCGAAAATAGCATCAACTTCATCAATGTTGAGTGAAGGTTTGAAATCCCCTTTCCTAACAAGTAGGCCTACCACAGGGACAACCTTGAGTAGGTGCTGCAACCATATTGTAATAGTAATTAGCTAGTATTGAACatgagaaatttaaaacaaaaaaaataccaaacGGGAAAGAGTGATAATAATAGAACCTGGGAAATAAAAGTCTCTAAAGTGGCAACAACTTGAACTAGATTAGGTTCCAAGCCAATCTCTTCCTTGGCTTCTCTTAAGGCAGTAGCATAGTCATCTGCGTCTCCTTCCTCCACTTTCCCACCTGGTAATGCTACATCCCCTGTTTGTCGAATGGGAACATAAATTAACCTTCAATCTTGTTTTCCTCCacattttttttgcataaaacaATAGacttaaataatataatctgttaaaaaattataaaattatttgacaCATCGTGTGTTTAGAAAATGTCAATTCTGCCacatcaaaaaattttgtttctttttggaGGAGGAGACAGGGGAAGGGGGACAGATCTTGTTAGTCATCACTGTTACTTAACGAGATTTGAAGTTAATCCTGTCTATTCTCATGAAAAAGACCTCTTTAGTCTCGTACACAATTATTTCTCTAATTGAGTAAAGGCTCAAAAATTCTCCGAAATGGAGAGATTCCATTTTATGGTTAATCTGAAAAtgtatatcatttaaaattttatataatatggcACTAAACACACTTTGAAGTTCAAAATACTATGTAAGGGTAAATTGCTAATTACatcctaaagtttgggggtgtttggatttgacacccttaaatttcaaattttggattttattccttgaagttatgggtatttggattttcactctaacatttcaaaatttggattttacctcctAAAGTTTGAGGGTGCTTGAATTTTGCATtcccaaattctaaaactttatGGTGTGAAATCCAAAACCCCTAAAATTTAGaaggtaaaatctaaattctaaaatgttatggtgtaaaatccaaacacctctaaatcttaagaggtaaaatccaaattctaaaatttccgAATGTAAAGTctaaatacccccaaactttaggggtgtaatttgtaatttactctACAATCTAATTATTAAATCTCATCAAATTAAAAGAGTTGTTTCAAATTCAAAGAGTTCGTCctatcatttctaaaaaataggGGACTACCGACTATGAGTCATGATTCTCACACGATCACACCATCAAACTCTCAACATGCTCCATACACTCAAGTTTGTATGTAAATTAATTTGTTGGATTCTAGCTAGCTTACTGATAAAATCTCttgttatcaaattaaaaatatggaGTTCAAACCTCACCTACACCATAAACCAATAGGTTTCTTAGCtcaatgataaagaaaaatcacCATGGAGTAGACGTCATAagatgaaattttatatatctataaaataaataaaactaaaaaaaatgatttcaatTTACCTGGGTGAGATGACAATTTCATGGATCTCTTTGTAAGAATAACTCGTAATTCACCATCTTGACCTTCAAAGAGGCATATCAAAACCGCTGCTCTTCTCTCCCTCCAATTGACACAAGAAGACTGGTCATTTTTTACTTCTACAGACTTGAAAAGTCCAAAATCTAAGCCAATACCACAACAATCCTTCTCTATTTCTTCATTTACTCTAGgtaattggttaaaatattgaAGCTGCTTCGCAAGTCTTTGGAGCGTTTGGCTTCCCCAGACTTCTTCTGTTAAGCATGGTTGAGTTACAAGATAAGCCATCTAATGGAATATAAGTTTTAGCAAGCCATACGCATCTTTTGTGACATTTATTAAGAACAATTGTAAAGGGGGAATCAATTTTAAGGGTTTCCACTTACCAGCTGTGAATAGTGAGTATCATTCTATAGGAATTATTCTGTAGGATTTTGTTGTGAAACCATTGAGTACCTATAAGAATCTTTACTTTTTCCCTTATCATTCTTTTTCACTAATCTTTGTATCCTAGAGATTATAGTAatttatctcataaaaaaaaaaagaagaagaagagattatagtaatttattattaaCTGTATTATATAAGGATACAATGACTAGATTCACCAAACAATAGACTAGTGAAATCTTTTGATTATGTTATATAAATGTTAAGATAATTTGGATAAACAC
This genomic stretch from Castanea sativa cultivar Marrone di Chiusa Pesio chromosome 9, ASM4071231v1 harbors:
- the LOC142608829 gene encoding nudix hydrolase 15, mitochondrial-like; protein product: MAYLVTQPCLTEEVWGSQTLQRLAKQLQYFNQLPRVNEEIEKDCCGIGLDFGLFKSVEVKNDQSSCVNWRERRAAVLICLFEGQDGELRVILTKRSMKLSSHPGDVALPGGKVEEGDADDYATALREAKEEIGLEPNLVQVVATLETFISQHLLKVVPVVGLLVRKGDFKPSLNIDEVDAIFDVPLKMFLEEDNHRCEEREWMGEKYNLHLFDFKSEQGVFLIWGLTASILIHAASVIYQRSPFFKGHLPDFQQLQRSPNHILP